The following proteins are encoded in a genomic region of Opitutaceae bacterium:
- a CDS encoding transcriptional regulator has translation MSDAPYDQLERCFHEPKRLALVSALLGEASQRLTFGELKEACDLTDGNLNRHLKVLEEVGAISTEKVRLGTRPQTFVTLTSRGRADFLEYLKSLEAVLKQAEQAAQSTRRKSAGPEGQASFRTA, from the coding sequence ATGAGTGATGCTCCCTATGATCAGCTTGAACGGTGTTTCCACGAGCCAAAGCGGCTCGCGTTGGTCTCTGCGCTGCTTGGCGAGGCGTCGCAACGGCTCACGTTTGGGGAACTGAAAGAGGCGTGCGACCTCACGGATGGAAACCTCAACCGTCACCTCAAGGTGCTTGAGGAGGTCGGTGCCATAAGCACGGAAAAGGTCAGGTTGGGCACCCGCCCGCAGACGTTTGTGACGCTCACCTCGCGAGGGCGCGCGGACTTCCTCGAGTACTTGAAATCACTGGAGGCTGTCTTGAAGCAGGCGGAACAGGCCGCACAGAGCACGCGCAGAAAAAGCGCGGGCCCGGAAGGTCAGGCAAGTTTCAGGACCGCTTAG
- the rho gene encoding transcription termination factor Rho, with protein sequence MDTTPASSSFQASEGTSSDVSPAAGPTAAAPQGNHAPAREPQAPKQENLVRVEGVLDIDLQKGGNGQLIDLTRNGKRRPTDTFVPKELIRRFKLRQGSLITGTAYPAEGKFPNPKMKFIERVDGMDIDDRRHRLDFNSLTTISPNQHLRMEMKDGRMTTRAVDLFCPIGKGTRGLIVAPPRTGKTTLLRDMALGVLENNPECHVMILLVDERPEEVTDFKRSVPAEIWASSNDEQLDNHIRVADLCIERCRRLVEAGKHVVLFVDSITRLSRAHNSARNSGRTGSGGLDVRALEKPRQLFAAARNTEEAGSLTIIASVLVETGSRMDDVIFQEFKGTGNMELVLDRKCAEMRLWPAINIASSGTRREELLIEAKKLEGIHFFRRALVQQKIEEATETMITRLSKTKSNDEFLKLIAR encoded by the coding sequence ATGGATACCACTCCTGCTTCCTCGTCCTTTCAGGCTTCCGAGGGCACTTCATCAGATGTTTCACCGGCCGCCGGCCCCACCGCCGCTGCGCCCCAGGGCAACCATGCGCCTGCCCGGGAGCCTCAGGCTCCCAAGCAGGAGAACCTGGTTCGCGTCGAAGGCGTCCTCGACATTGACCTGCAGAAAGGTGGTAACGGCCAGCTTATCGATCTTACTCGAAATGGGAAACGCCGCCCGACGGACACATTCGTGCCGAAGGAGCTCATCCGTCGTTTCAAGCTTCGCCAGGGCAGCCTGATCACGGGCACCGCCTATCCCGCGGAAGGGAAATTCCCGAACCCAAAGATGAAGTTCATCGAGAGGGTGGACGGAATGGATATCGACGATCGTCGCCACAGGCTCGACTTCAACTCGCTGACCACAATCTCTCCCAATCAGCATCTGCGCATGGAGATGAAGGACGGAAGGATGACGACACGCGCGGTCGACCTGTTCTGTCCAATAGGAAAGGGCACCCGCGGGCTCATCGTGGCGCCGCCTCGCACAGGCAAGACGACCTTGCTTCGTGACATGGCGCTGGGCGTACTCGAGAACAACCCGGAGTGTCATGTGATGATTCTCCTCGTCGACGAACGCCCCGAGGAAGTGACCGATTTCAAGCGCAGCGTGCCAGCGGAGATCTGGGCTTCGTCAAACGACGAGCAACTCGACAACCATATTCGTGTCGCGGACCTCTGCATCGAGCGCTGCCGCCGTCTCGTTGAGGCGGGCAAGCACGTTGTTCTCTTCGTTGATTCCATCACCCGCCTGTCACGTGCGCACAACAGCGCCCGCAACTCCGGGCGCACCGGTTCCGGCGGTCTGGATGTACGCGCCTTGGAAAAGCCCCGGCAGCTCTTCGCTGCAGCGCGCAACACTGAGGAAGCGGGCTCGCTGACCATCATCGCCTCGGTCTTGGTCGAAACAGGCAGCCGCATGGATGACGTCATTTTCCAGGAGTTCAAGGGCACCGGAAACATGGAGCTCGTGCTCGATCGCAAATGTGCCGAAATGCGCCTCTGGCCGGCGATCAACATCGCTTCCTCCGGCACCCGCCGAGAGGAGTTGCTCATCGAGGCGAAGAAGCTCGAGGGCATCCATTTCTTCCGCCGTGCGCTCGTCCAGCAGAAGATCGAGGAGGCGACCGAGACGATGATCACCCGCCTCTCGAAGACCAAGTCCAACGACGAGTTCCTCAAGCTGATCGCCCGCTAA
- the hisF gene encoding imidazole glycerol phosphate synthase subunit HisF, with protein sequence MLSRRIIPCLDVTNGRVVKGVKFQELRDAGDPVECAKAYDAQGADELVFLDITASSDGRRIMHDVVAATAEQCFMPLTVGGGLRTVGDIEAMLKSGADKVSLNTAAIKEPRLIADASARFGNQCIVVAIDAKREPDGRSWRVYTHGGRNPTELDAVAWAKQAVSLGAGEILLTSMDRDGTGEGYDIGLTRAISDAVSVPVIASGGAGRMEHFAEVLDSGRASAVLAASLFHFGTFTVPMVKEYLGKHGVPVRA encoded by the coding sequence ATGCTCTCCCGCCGCATCATCCCGTGCCTTGACGTCACCAATGGTCGCGTCGTGAAGGGCGTGAAATTCCAGGAACTCCGGGATGCGGGCGACCCCGTCGAATGCGCCAAGGCTTACGATGCACAGGGCGCCGACGAGCTTGTCTTTCTCGATATCACGGCGTCCAGCGATGGGCGCCGGATCATGCACGACGTCGTGGCCGCTACGGCCGAGCAGTGCTTCATGCCCCTGACGGTCGGCGGGGGGCTGCGCACGGTCGGCGACATCGAGGCCATGTTGAAGTCGGGAGCTGACAAAGTGTCACTTAACACGGCTGCGATCAAGGAACCCCGGTTGATCGCCGATGCGTCCGCGCGTTTTGGCAACCAGTGCATTGTGGTTGCTATCGACGCGAAGCGGGAGCCGGACGGCAGGAGCTGGCGGGTCTATACGCATGGCGGCCGAAATCCAACGGAGCTTGATGCGGTCGCGTGGGCGAAGCAGGCCGTTTCGCTCGGAGCCGGAGAGATTCTCCTCACCAGCATGGACCGTGACGGCACCGGTGAGGGTTACGACATCGGCCTCACGCGGGCGATTTCGGATGCGGTTTCAGTGCCTGTGATCGCAAGCGGCGGGGCGGGCAGGATGGAGCATTTCGCAGAGGTCCTGGATTCCGGCCGCGCAAGTGCAGTGCTTGCTGCCAGCCTGTTCCATTTTGGCACCTTCACGGTGCCAATGGTGAAGGAGTACCTCGGCAAGCATGGCGTGCCGGTGCGGGCGTAG
- a CDS encoding DUF4173 domain-containing protein yields the protein MEDSISLDAGERGAGEGENVPSLTAAWMKWLAASGALVLAADLLFFDRPIGLGAAIFGALCLVMVVWIRGRPTVAQGSVMGLAVLGLVQLAVEPNAAGVLFLIALFLALTGAGRVDNARTLPAAVPLGILAYVCSPGRWLLALSEGRQILQRRRHANGMIGGILSILVPVVILVLPLALLVMAGNRLVCDSVAGWSRWLGEILGGIALPEPVRVIFWGFIATGGLVLFRPKIFAAARGVLLQKWPTSRASSVPHSLLRTGAILMISNLILGWANVLDLKHLWVHTSLPAGVTYAEYVHEGFGALVAAGLYSALVLSLLFQGDVRVTSTPFCRSLGVIWSAQGGLLVLNVGRRLKHYVEAYDLSVARIYVGLFLLCMATGFVLLAVRVWRDRSLNWLVGSATVTAFGVLFVAQFIDFKTVVARYNTSQWLAEPARKLDVAYLERLGSAAHASLKSLAEKAPPAAVRVEAAAALEREQDRLRAGGDVHWTGWRLRELARQRDTGMQESSP from the coding sequence ATGGAAGATTCGATTTCTCTGGACGCTGGGGAGCGGGGAGCAGGGGAGGGCGAGAATGTGCCATCGCTCACTGCGGCCTGGATGAAGTGGCTCGCTGCCAGCGGCGCGCTCGTGCTGGCAGCAGACCTGCTTTTCTTTGATCGGCCGATAGGGCTTGGCGCGGCGATCTTCGGTGCCCTGTGTCTCGTCATGGTCGTCTGGATACGGGGCCGTCCCACCGTTGCCCAGGGAAGTGTGATGGGCCTGGCAGTGCTGGGTCTCGTCCAACTGGCGGTTGAGCCCAATGCGGCTGGGGTGCTGTTCCTGATTGCGCTCTTCCTTGCACTCACTGGCGCTGGTCGGGTGGACAACGCGCGCACGCTACCGGCTGCGGTTCCGTTGGGAATTCTCGCTTATGTGTGCAGTCCCGGGCGCTGGCTCCTCGCCTTGTCCGAAGGTCGACAGATTTTGCAGCGACGGCGCCACGCGAACGGCATGATCGGTGGCATTCTGTCGATTTTGGTGCCCGTTGTCATTCTGGTCCTTCCGCTTGCTCTGCTGGTCATGGCTGGCAATCGCCTGGTTTGTGACTCGGTCGCGGGATGGAGTCGCTGGCTGGGCGAGATTCTCGGAGGAATCGCCCTCCCCGAGCCGGTGCGGGTCATCTTTTGGGGTTTCATCGCGACTGGTGGGCTTGTGCTGTTCCGCCCCAAAATCTTCGCCGCAGCACGCGGAGTGCTCCTGCAAAAGTGGCCGACGAGCCGGGCCTCGTCAGTTCCCCATTCGCTCCTGCGAACGGGAGCCATTTTGATGATCTCGAACCTGATCCTTGGCTGGGCAAACGTTCTTGATCTCAAACACCTGTGGGTGCACACGTCGTTACCAGCGGGTGTCACGTATGCGGAATACGTCCATGAAGGTTTCGGTGCCCTGGTGGCTGCGGGACTCTATTCGGCGCTTGTTTTATCCCTACTCTTTCAAGGGGATGTCCGGGTGACTTCGACTCCTTTTTGCCGCTCGCTGGGTGTCATTTGGTCAGCCCAGGGCGGTCTGCTGGTCCTGAACGTGGGCAGGCGGCTCAAGCATTATGTCGAGGCGTATGACCTGAGCGTCGCACGCATCTATGTTGGATTGTTTCTTCTCTGCATGGCGACCGGTTTCGTTTTGCTTGCGGTACGAGTTTGGCGAGACCGGTCACTGAACTGGCTCGTCGGCAGCGCCACCGTCACGGCATTTGGGGTACTTTTCGTCGCTCAATTCATTGACTTCAAAACCGTGGTTGCGCGTTATAACACGTCCCAGTGGCTCGCAGAGCCCGCGCGAAAGTTGGACGTCGCCTACCTTGAGAGATTGGGATCAGCAGCGCATGCCTCGCTCAAGAGCCTCGCGGAGAAAGCGCCGCCCGCGGCTGTTCGCGTGGAGGCGGCTGCGGCTCTCGAAAGGGAGCAGGACCGCCTCCGGGCAGGCGGCGACGTGCATTGGACCGGATGGCGCCTGCGCGAGCTGGCTCGCCAACGCGACACTGGCATGCAAGAGTCGAGTCCATGA